The genomic region gaTTGGTTGGACTGCCTCCCTTTGAAGCCCTTCCCTATTGCCTCATGGCTATTGGTTCTCAGGTTCTTCTGCCTGAGCACACATTTCCTACTATGGAAAGATTCCTGTTCTGTAGGCAGTAGGAATCCCTACAGGGACCCTAATCTAGACCTAAGGTAGGAGACTTTTACCCCATAGGTCCAAAGTCCTGGCAAGAAACTGTGCCCTAAGGAGATGAGACCGTATTCCCTGATAGGGATGGTCCAGGTGGGAAGCTCCCGAATTCCTGACAGCACTTCCTCTCTGTAGCCTCCTGAACCTCAGATCATTGTTGGCATCTGTGCCATGACCAAGAAATCCAAGTCCAAGCCAATGACCCAAATCCTAGAGCGACTCTGCAGATTTGACTACCTGACTGTTATTATCCTGGGAGAAGATGTGATCCTCAATGAACCTGTAGAAAACTGGCCATCCTGCCACTGCCTCATTTCTTTCCACTCCAAAGGTCAGGGTCTGTAAAGGAAAATGAGAAGGAATGATGTtcagaatgttggactgggagaTGAGGTTCTTACTGTCAGATAGTAAAGAGGCCTTTAGTTCTCCTGGACATACTAGAGAGCCGTGCAAAAGCATTTGCTTTCCCTACATTTTGGGGGAGTTGCTGCAGGTAGTGAAAAGCTCATATTTGAACCTCAGGGCAGCTCTACAATTCTTAAGATCTCTAACATAACTGGATCTCTGGAagtactataaaaataatttcttttttactttttcctgatGGAAATTCTGGATTTGGAAAGTTAGGCAGAATAAGGGATGGGGTAGGTGGATAGAGGAGCTCAATGGCAACAAATAGCTTTAATATGTCTATATCTCTTGCCTTTTTCTCACTTTGTCTCTCACTTTCTTCCTTTGGTCTCTGTTGTCTTTCTCCATCCTAGGCTTTCCTCTGGACAAAGCTGTTGCGTACTCCAAGCTTCGAAATCCCTTTCTTATCAATGACCTGGCTATGCAGTATTACATCCAGGATAGGTATAGCACTGTGATCATGCCTGTTTGGAGAACCCACTCTGGGAGGGGCAGAGTCAAACATGCTTAATTTTTGTACCATATCCTCTTGAATTCTGCACCCTAGTACCTCCCAATTATTGAGCAAATGAAATCCCTAGCCCCTCCACATAGTCACCATCCCCACCTCTCCCAGCTAATTTATTCTGTGGATGACAGGAGGGAGGTGTACCGAATTCTGCAGGAGGAAGGTATTGATCTGCCTCGATATGCGGTGCTCAACCGTGACCCTGCCCAGCCTGAGGGTGAGTACCTGGTGTTGTCCAATCCTGACCTGCCTTTCTTTCTATGACTTAGCCCAATTCTCCATTCTCTAGACATCTATGTATCACCTATGTAAGTGAGGCTTTGGTTATTAGGTTATGGGTAGAGTTAGAGCCATGGGTCTTTGGACTCAGCCTTGGATATCTTATACAGATATATACCATATAGAAATTACCATATTTATTACTAAGATATGGTCATAGAAATTTGAGAGTTATGGAGATTAAAACTTGGAGAAAGAGAGTTGGATATATTCTACAATCCTAGGTCCTAGGAGTGACTACATATCTATCTTTCAGAGTGCAACCTGATAGAAGGTGAAGATCACGTAGAGGTAAACGGAGCTGTCTTTCCCAAGCCCTTTGTGGAGAAGCCAGTGAGTGCAGAGGACCACAATGTTTACATCTACTACCCCAGCTCAGCTGGAGGAGGAAGCCAGCGCCTCTTTCGTAAGGTATGGGGGAATCTGAGAGGTAAAAGGACAAGAATGAGGCTGTGGACAGGGAAGCTGGAGGATTTGGGAATAAAATAGAggcaacattctttttttattccttttccttcCAAAGATTGGCAGCCGAAGCAGCGTTTACTCTCCTGAGAGCAGCGTCCGAAAGACAGGGTCATACATCTATGAGGAGTTTATGCCCACAGATGGCACAGATGTCAAGGTTATGGTGGATACAGGGATTTAAGAGGTTATAAATGTCTGGGTGGGATGGGATGCTTGGGGAGCAAGTGGAAGCATGGGGAGGGGGTCATAGAAAATAAAGTGTGAATGTGAATGGCTTTCATATTCAggtacaaatatactgctcacaaaaattaggggatatttcaaaatgaatatgaagcaataaaatatcccctaatttttgtgagcagtaatagCAAGTAAGGGAAGTAGATATTTTACATTATCACTGTCAGAGCCAGGGCAAGGGTGACATGGAACATGATTTAATGTTGGTAAGTTATTTCTTAATAAGGACTAGATGATAGTGCTGGAGTCCCTAGGAGAAACCTtcataattatatttcaataggGCTCAGTGAGAAAAATGTGTCTCCTGTTCTTAATACTcaggttatttttttgttttgtttttgttttttcactctgAAACTAGTCTACAGACCTAGTGCTCATATTGTCTTCTTATATGCAGGGTGAGCTGTGGGCATACTCAGTGATGCTATGTACCTGCAGGTATATACAGTGGGGCCAGATTATGCTCATGCTGAAGCCAGAAAATCTCCAGCTTTGGATGGGAAGGTTGAACGAGACAGTGAAGGGAAAGAGATTCGATATCCAGTGATGCTGACGGCCATGGAAAAGCTGGTGGCCAGGAAAGTCTGCGTAGCATTTAAGGTAGAGGAAGGCCCATAGGGGTGAGGGGCTCTGTGTAATGAGGGAGACAGGAGCAGAGGTCTCAGAAGAAAGAATGACTCTCTTGTTCTCATATTGCTTCTTTGCCTTGCAGCAAACAGTTTGTGGTTTTGACCTTCTTCGTGCCAATGGTCATTCCTTTGTATGTGACGTCAATGGCTTCAGTTTTGTCAAGAATTCGATGAAATACTATGATGACTGTGCCAAGATTCTGGGGTAAGAGACACAGTGGTTTGGGCTGGGGAGAATGGACTTAGAGAAGAGAGTTAGAAAGcttttactttaatttaaatgatttagaagtgaaaaagaaaaatagagaaagggtTCCTCAGCCCTCTTGTCTTCCCAGCACTACCCAGAGGTAATTACTGTTGACAGTCTTAAATGTAACAGCATGTCTTTTTCTGCCATGTATAAacaaactaaatttattttattaaatgtaatcaTACTATAATACTGTTTAAAAAcaacttaactttaaaaaaaattcatcacgtagtattttaaaacatttaaaaatgtataagaaatgatgaatatGGTGAGTATCCATGTATTCACCATTgagcttaagaaataaaatattaagaatgtagctgagcctgaccagtggcgcagtggatagagcctcggactgggatgtagaggacccaggttcgagaccccgaggtcaccagcttgagcgtgggctcatctggtttgagcagaactcaccagcttggacccaaggtcactggctccagcaagggcttactcagtctgctgaaggcccacggtcaaggcacatatgagaaagcaatcaatgaacaactaaggtgtcgcaacgaaaaactgatgattgatgcttctcatctctctctgttcctgtctgtctgtccctatctatcccactttctgactctctctctgtctctgtattaaaaaaaaaaaaagaatgtagttgaggcccttgctggttggctaagtggacAGAGTGTTGTCCTagaatatggatgtcccaggttcaattcccagtcagggcacataagagaagcaaccatccacttctctctgcctccttctccttctctccctttttgctTCTTGCTCattggttcaattggtttgagcattgaccctgggtgctgaggatagctcagttgatttgagcattggtcccagaccaAAGGGGTTGTcacgtggatcccggtcagggtgcatgcaggaagctgtctcaccatctcccctcctctctctctcacacacaaatgtAACTGAAGCTCCTTCATACCCCTCACTAATtacatctctttccttcccacgCAGAGGTATTTGGTGTTTGTCAATCCCATACAATATTTAGTaacatttttactaaaaatttgGGGCTGTCTTTTTTTGCATGcttttatactttatattaatatattattcttCAGCGTGCTGCGTTTAGTGAGCTTTGTTCATACGTGTAGTTCTGGTTCATTCATTTTCACACAGCTCCTTCATGTTTCTCCTTCTAGGAACACCATAATGCGGGAACTTGCCCCACAGTTCCAGATTCCATGGTCTATCCCCACAGAGGCTGAGGACATTCCCATTGTCCCTACCACATCTGGCACTATGTGAGCAAAAGTAAAAAATCTGGAGTAACCTACTTAAGGCACCTACATCAGACCAGTAGTTACTTCCTGACCCTGTGTATTCTGACCAGTGGAGCCTGGGTCTCTTCTAGCTGGTTTTCTTAATCTTGCCTATATTCCTAATCTCAGAtagttttcttctgttctttgacATGTCAAGTAGGATGAAATGATGGGAGGTGGCGAGGGATGGAATGGGGAGAGGTTCTAAGAACACTCCTTATCTTAGGATGGAACTTCGTTGTGTCATCGCGATTATTCGTCATGGGGACCGTACCCCCAAGCAGAAGATGAAGATGGAAGTGACACATCCAAGGTAGAAAGAGTGATTTAGGCAAATAGATTTTGAAATGGGGAGAGGCAGTTCACAGAGGCTTTGACTTTCTCACtctatactgaaacttctttttatttcttcaggttTTTTAGTCTATTTGAAAAACATGGTGGCTACAAAACAGGGAAATTAAAACTAAAGCGACCTGAGCAGCTGCAGGTAAGATAGTGAATCTGGTTTGGCGCAGCAGTGCTATGAGAAGGACAGAGGGAATGGGACTGGGAGCCTCCATGAGAAACCAGGATGAAAGGGTAACTGGCCAGGAGTTGGCCTTCTGCatggatattttattatttcctccagGAGGTGCTGGACATCGCAAGGCTGCTATTGgcagaactagagaaagaacccGGTGGTGAGATCGAGGAGAAGACTGGGAAACTAGAGCAGCTGAAGTCTGTGCTGGAGATGTGAGAAAGGGGATAGAAAAAGGGAGCGAAAACAGTGAGAACTGGGGGCTGGGATAGAAAGTAAACTATGAGTTTATCCTGTAGGTATGGTCATTTCTCAGGCATCAACCGGAAGGTGCAATTGACGTACTACCCTCACGGAGTAAAAGCTTCTAATGAGGGGCAAGGTAAGATATAATAACCTGTTCCCATTATCATTCAGATCTCTTATTCTTGAACCTTTACATAACCTCTACCCCAGAGTACCTTCTGGGCTCCTCAAAAGACCTAACATTTAGATGTCCCCAGTATTTTCCTCAGATCTAGACCTAGTCACTGACCTTCATTCCTGCAGATCCacagcaggaggccctggcccAATCTCTTTTGCTGGTACTGAAATGGGGTGGAGAACTGACTCCTGCTGGCCGTGTTCAGGCTGAGGAGCTGGGGCGAGCTTTTCGCTGCATGTACCCTGGAGGACAGGGTGAGTGTTTGGGGAGTAAACACGTGGCAGGGCTGGGATAAACTGATTAAAGGATAAGGTGGAAAAATGAAGAGAGTGAGGCAATGGGAAAGTTCAAGTGGGAatgagcattcttttttttttttctttttctttcttttttttttacagggactgagtcagagagagggatagggacagacagacaggaatggagagagatgagaagcatcaattattagtttttcattgcgacaacttagttgttcattgattgctttctcatatgtgccttgaccacgggccttcagcagaccaagtaaccccttgctcaagccaacgaccttgggtccaagctggtgagcttttttgctcaagccagatgagcccgcgctcaagctggcgacctcagggtctcaaacctaggtcctctgcatcccagtccgacgctctatccactgcgccaccgccgggtcagACGGGAATTCTTTCTTCCATGCGGGTATTTGTGGCATGCATTCCTGGTCCTCCCCTTTGCCCCCAGGTGACTATGCTGGCTTCCCTGGCTGTGGGCTGCTTCGTCTTCATAGCACTTTCCGCCATGATCTCAAGATCTATGCCTCTGATGAAGGCCGTGTCCAGATGACTGCTGCTGCCTTTGCCAAGGTACACATTACAGTTACCCCATAGTCCCAGCTTCCtttaggaagagaaacagagagtttGGAGAACTATATAGTTGGGAAATTTTAGGGTGTTTATGTGCTAACTCAGAAAAGTTTCTTCTATGTTTGACCCCATTCTATACTACTGAGAACAAGCTGAGAATAATTAGTGAGGGTAGGCCCTTGACCTATATACCCCAGTTCTCCTAGCCAGCTCTCATTTGATCTCTCAGACCATCTAGGCTTAGGGGGATTATGCTAGACTGGAAAGAAAACTGATAGACTTTGTACTTCCCTTTCAGGGGCTTTTGGCTCTAGAAGGGGAGCTGACACCCATTTTGGTACAAATGGTGAAGAGTGCCAACATGAACGGGCTTCTGGACAGTGATAGCGATTCCTTAAGCAGCTGCCAGCACCGGGTGAAGGCTCAACTTCACCATATTTTGCAGCGGGATGCACCCTTTGGCCCTGAGGATTATGATCAGGTCAGGCTCTCAATATACCCCTGATCCCAAATTCCTAGAATTCTAAATAATAGTGATCAATAATGGTACTTatcatgtgccaggtactgttttaTGTGCTTTCTATACAtcgtctcatttaatccttacccTTTGAGATAGGTATGGGTCCACACTCTCTTGTCCACAATTTCAAAAATCAAAAGGAGTTTTATACATTTGGTACCAAGATTCATTTGGCAGCAAAATCTGATATGATAAATATTTCTAATCCCTATTTATTCCATTTAGTATAGTCATACATTTTGCtgcataaataaaaatgtgtttgattATGTACTAGGCCCTGCTGGaggtattatataaaatatagcatACGGCGAATATTAACTTCCTAAAGTTTGAAAAAATTCTCAATTCCAGACATATTGGTCCCaaggattttgaatgagagaatgttttaattattatttaaaaatttttttacttactgattttagcaagagaggatgagagggagagagagatagacaggaacaatgATTTGTtcatgtatgtgctctgactgggtattgaaccaaCAATCTCTATgcttagggatgatgctctaaccaaccaagctatccggccagggcagaatattttaattattcctCACAAGAAACTATCCCAAAACTCATTAACTTAAAAACAACCACTATTTTATTGTCTTACACTTCTAAGCTCAACTACTCTTGCTTGAGATCTCTCCTAAAACTGCCTAGATGTTATCCAGATGTTGGAGCTGGAACCATCTGGAGGCTTGACTAGGATGCTGAGATGGCtgggctctctctcttttcattctcttcctgTGGTCCCTGGGCCTCTTCTCCCCACATATTTTTTCCACATGGTTTCTCTAGCATGGTAGCCAGACTTTTAAATGGTAACTTAAAATAGTAACTTcaaagttgttgttgtttttttgagagagagagaaagacaggaagggagaaagatgagaaacatcatctcatagttgtggcactttagttgttcattgattgcttctcatttgtgccttgattggggactctagccaagccagtgaccctttgctcaagccagcaaccttgggctcaagaccttgggcttcaagccagtgacctttgctcttgagctagtgaccatgggatcatcttgatgatcccatgctcaagctggcaaccctctgttcaagctggatgagcctgtgctcaagccagtgactcggggtttcaaacctgggacctcagcatcccaggtagatactctattcattgcgccaccaccagtctggCAGAAGCTTCCAAGCTTTTTGAAAGTGTAGGCCCAGAATTAGCCCAATatgactttgttatttttttattaagtagttACAAAGCCAGCTTAGATCCAAGGGAAGGGGAAGATGACAAAATATTAATGGCCATCTTTAGTCCATTATAAGAACTGTGGACCTGTACTACTTTTacactattttacagatgaggaaacaggctcataAGAATTTAAgcaaccggccctggccggttggctcagcggtagagcgtcggcctggcgtgcgggggacctgggttcgattcccggccagggcacataggagaagtgcccattcgcttctccaccccccctccttcctctctgtctctctcttcccctcccgcagccaaggctccattggagcaaagatggcctgggcgctggggatggctccttggcctcagccccaggcgctagagtggctctggtctcggcagagcgacgccctggaggggcagagcatcgccccctggtgggcatagcatcgcccctggtgggcgtgccgggtggatcccggtcaggcgcatgcgggagtctgtctgactgtctctccccgtttccagcttcagaaaaatacaaaaaaaaaaaaaaaaaagaatttaagcaaCCTTTCCATGGTCACCCAGCAAGTATGAACTCAAGGAGTCTATCCCGAGAGCCCAGGCTATTAGTCACTGAAGTATACTATCTCACAGTACTAATCATGGTGCATGCCATTACGCAGTGTCATCTTTCTTCCTGTGTATCCAGGTCACTGTTGATGGGGGTCATTTGTTAAACAGTGGTTATCCACCTTTCTACCACTGACAATTCCTCATTTctaatagattattttattttatttttttaagtgagaggcggggactggccctggccggttggcttagtggtcaagtgttggcctggtatgtggatgtcccagctttgatttccggtcaaggcacacagaagaagcaaccatttgcttctccacctctccctctctctcttcccctcctgcagccatgactcaactggttcgagtgcatcagtcctgggtgctgaggatggcttcgtggagcctctgcttcaggcactagaaatagctcagttgagagcatggccccagatgggcagagcatcagccccagatggtccATGTGTTTTTTTCAGAACCACCAAGAACTtaggtctgcctgaccaggcagtggtacaatggatagagcgttggaatggGACATgttggacccaggttcaaaaccctgaggtaaaaaaaacaaacaaataaaaataaaataaaaaccctgaggtcacccacttgagcacaggctcatctggtttgagcaaggctcaccagcttgagcccaaggtcactggcttgagcaaggggtcacttggtctgctggagccccccagtcaaggcacatatgagaaagcaatcaatggtgccacaatgaaaaattgatgcttctcatctctctcccttctggtctctgtgttcctatttgtccttctctctgtctctgtcacaaaaaacaaacaaacaaaaaacccccaaccTAGGtctattttatttcctctggATTCCAAGacgtttctcttttttctttttctttttttgcaagagagagggcaacagagagggacagatatggacagacagacaaaagggggagagatgagaagcatcaatgctttggtgtagcaccttaattgtttattgattgctttcttatatgtgccttgactgggagtgggggctacagcagagtaagtgaccccttgctcaaggcagcaaccttgggctttaagctagcgacctttaggctcaagccaatgaccatggggtcatgtctgtgatcctcgctcaagccagcaaccccgcgctcaatctcgtgaacctgtgctcaaggcagatgagcccacactcaagcagacgacctcggggttttgaacctgggttctctggtcccgggccaacactctaaccactgtgccaccgcctggtcaggctggattccaagactttttttttttttgtatttttctgaagctggaaacggggagagacagtcagacagactcccgcatgcgcccgaccgggatccacccggcacgcccaccaggggcgaagctctgcccaccagggggcgattctctgcccatcctgggcgtcgctatgttgcaaccagagccactctagcgcctgaggcagaggccacagagccatccccagcacccgggccatctttgctccaatggagccttagctgcgggaggggaagagagagacagagaggaaggagagggggaggggtggagaagcagatgggcgcctctcctgtgtgccctggccgggaatcgaacccgggacttctgcacgccagggtgatgctctaccactgagccaaccggccagggcctggattccAAGACTTTTAAAATCAACCTTTCTTAGATGACTGTGCTAGAGTAGTTCCCTCATCTAAAGGCCCTAGAACAGCTGATATGCCCAGTAGTTTGAGTGCTCATTGGAGTGAACCAACAAACAGATCTTATTTGCACGCAATCTCTGAAATAAGTTCACAGGAATATGGACAATTGGCACTGAGCCTAtcttgcttttcatctctctcttccccacagcTTGCTCCCACTGGAAGTACTTCCCTACTCAACTCCATGGCTATCATCCAGAATCCTGTGAAGGTCTGTGATCAGGTATTTGCCCTGATTGAAAACCTCACTCACCAGATTCGGGAACGGATGCAAGACCCCAAGTCTGTAGGTGTGTATGAATACTATCTTCCCTTCAAGGTTTCAGGCATGGGTGGGTTCTTAGACACTCCTGTGTCCTCTCCTAAATGACAAGGCATTCTCATCTCTCTGGTTTTACTTCAGATTTATTATGGACTTTTGTTAGAGGTAAAATCTTggcttcttgccctggccggttggctcagcggtagagcgtcggcctggcgtgcaggggacccgggttcgattcccggccaaggcacataggagaagcgcccatttgcttctccacccccccccccccttcctctctgtctcttcccctcccgcagccgaggctccattggagcaaagatggcccgggcgctggggatggctccttggcctctgccccaggcgctagaatggctctggtctcggcagagcatcgccccctggtgggcagagcttcgcccctggtgggtgtgccgggtggatcccggttgggcgcatgcgggagtctgtctgactgtctctccccgtttccagcttcagaaaaatacaaaaaaaaaaaataaaaaaatcttggcTTCTCTGGTTGTCTGTCTTCCTTCCAGACCTGCAACTCTACCACAGTGAGACATTAGAGCTAATGCTACAGCGTTGGAGCAAGCTGGAGCGTGACTTTCGACAGAAGAGTGGGCGCTATGATATCAGTAAGATTCCTGACATCTATGACTGTGTCAAGTATGATGTGCAGCACAATGCAAGTCTGGGACTTCAAGGCACAGCAGAGTTGCTACGTCTCTCTAAGGCATTGGCTGATGTGGTCATTCcccaggtgtgtcttatataagGAATCTAACCTGGGGATAGGGGCATTGggtaaggaaggagagaaggggcaaAAAGGAGGGGTGGCATTGAAACCAGGGAAGGGAAACTTAGAGAAGGAATTAGTTAAGTTGCTAGGATTCTTAGAGTCTACCCTGGCTCTGAGTAAGTACAAGAGACTGGGGAGGAACCTGGAGATGGGGAGTATGGTGGATATGAAAGAGGCCCTAGACCTGAGGTAAAGACCTGATCTTGGGCTTGGGAATATGAAGCAAGAGAACAGGATTCATTGAGGTACTTATTCCTGGCCTATGGCCCTTAGGAATACGGGATCAGTCGGGAGGAGAAACTGGAAATTGCCGTGGGCTTCTGTCTTCCACTGTTGCGGAAGATACTACTTGACCTGCAGAGAACCCACGAGGATGAGTCTGTCAACAAGCTGCATCCCCTGTGAGGGAGGGCTGGGAGGGGTTTtggatggagggaggggcatgTCAGGGGAGCCCTTGGGAAAATCTAGACTGGGACAGCTAGGGGGACCTAGAATAGAAGGAAGGGGTCCTGGGATGGAAAGGAGAGGATAAGTCTTTGAGGTGGAAGGAGGGAGTTTGTAGAGGGGTGAGAAGGGATTATCTGATGGTGTGAGTGACTTAGCTATTACCTCAGGTACTCCCGAGGAGTGCTCTCCCCAGGCCGCCACGTTCGAACACGTCTCTATTTCACCAGCGAAAGCCACGTCCACTCCCTACTCAGTGTCTTCCGTTATGGGGGTCTTCTTGATGTAAGGATCTTTCTTTTGACATCAGCCTGTAAACATCTTTTCTCAGCATTCTTTTACTCTCCTACTAATGCTATTTCTGTATTGTAAGCTTTCTCTGTTCTTGTCTCCCTGCCCATTCCCTGACTCCCTTGATAAGCCATGGCTTACCTCTTCTTGTGTTCGGTAGGAGACCCAGGATGCACAATGGCAGCGAGCTTTGGCTTATCTTAGTGCCATCTCAGAGCTCAACTACATGACCCAGATTGTCATCATGCTCTATGAGGACAACACAAGGGTGAGGAGCTAGCAGGGTGGGTTAAGGAGAGggctccttctttctcttccatctccttttaggaaaaaaaacaccttttttatCCTTAGAATTTGTAGAATCCGTCTGGGTGTGGCACCTAGATACAGCATGACACAGAGCATTTAGGAGTTTGCTACTGGAAAGGAAAAAGTGTTTTGGGATCATGTTGAGCCAGAGAGATAGCATAGAACATAGCTTTAGAATGAGGGAGGGTATGGAATTTGGGACAGTGTTATAATGAACCTTTTCTCTCAATAATTGTTACACATATACCTTCTTCATCTGGCTGCACAAAGATATCTTTAAATGTCCTGATatatggtctgaccaggtggtggcgcagtggatagagcatcggactgggatgcagaggacccaggttcgagaccccgaggttgccagcttgagtgcggctcatctggcttgagcaaagctcaccagcttggacccaaggtcgctggctcgagcaaggggttactcagtctgctgaaggcctgcggtcaaggcacatatgagaaagcaatcaatgaacaactaaggtgtcgcaatgaaaaactgatgattgatgcttctcatttctctttgttcctgtctgtctgttcctatctatccctctctctgactctctctctgtctctgtaataaaaaaaataaaaaataaaaataaagtctgaggATCCTTATGAAAGTTCTGAATAAAAggtagttaaaaaaaatgttctgatatATGCACTGTAGTAGCAAAGCTGAATTATCATGGAAAATGGATAGAGAGGGCATAGAAGTGGAAGCTGGAAAGTCATGCCAAGCAGTGAATCTCAAACAGTGGAGGTAAGGAAATGAGGAACCTG from Saccopteryx leptura isolate mSacLep1 chromosome 6, mSacLep1_pri_phased_curated, whole genome shotgun sequence harbors:
- the PPIP5K1 gene encoding inositol hexakisphosphate and diphosphoinositol-pentakisphosphate kinase 1 isoform X6, with translation MWSLPAGESESATAHFFLGAGDEGLGTHRISMRTEESDSELLEDEEDEVPPEPQIIVGICAMTKKSKSKPMTQILERLCRFDYLTVIILGEDVILNEPVENWPSCHCLISFHSKGFPLDKAVAYSKLRNPFLINDLAMQYYIQDRREVYRILQEEGIDLPRYAVLNRDPAQPEECNLIEGEDHVEVNGAVFPKPFVEKPVSAEDHNVYIYYPSSAGGGSQRLFRKIGSRSSVYSPESSVRKTGSYIYEEFMPTDGTDVKVYTVGPDYAHAEARKSPALDGKVERDSEGKEIRYPVMLTAMEKLVARKVCVAFKQTVCGFDLLRANGHSFVCDVNGFSFVKNSMKYYDDCAKILGNTIMRELAPQFQIPWSIPTEAEDIPIVPTTSGTMMELRCVIAIIRHGDRTPKQKMKMEVTHPRFFSLFEKHGGYKTGKLKLKRPEQLQEVLDIARLLLAELEKEPGGEIEEKTGKLEQLKSVLEMYGHFSGINRKVQLTYYPHGVKASNEGQDPQQEALAQSLLLVLKWGGELTPAGRVQAEELGRAFRCMYPGGQGDYAGFPGCGLLRLHSTFRHDLKIYASDEGRVQMTAAAFAKGLLALEGELTPILVQMVKSANMNGLLDSDSDSLSSCQHRVKAQLHHILQRDAPFGPEDYDQLAPTGSTSLLNSMAIIQNPVKVCDQVFALIENLTHQIRERMQDPKSVDLQLYHSETLELMLQRWSKLERDFRQKSGRYDISKIPDIYDCVKYDVQHNASLGLQGTAELLRLSKALADVVIPQEYGISREEKLEIAVGFCLPLLRKILLDLQRTHEDESVNKLHPLYSRGVLSPGRHVRTRLYFTSESHVHSLLSVFRYGGLLDETQDAQWQRALAYLSAISELNYMTQIVIMLYEDNTRDPLSEERFHVELHFSPGVKGVEEEGNAPTGYGFRPASSEVMNMQCTGNLDLIPLRGRRRRRSGDLPRPSPAIGLQPRAVSTTHLASCTQVLSETSPSRPGIYRLFSASRPPTEMKQSGLGSQCTGLFSTTVLGGSSSAPNLQDYARSHGKKLPPASLKHRDEFLFVPAVKRFSVSFAKHPTNELLDDQHPVVRLLRSFSSDCPGGRPVSLDATLAHHLHQCSYHLRLFRNWLRSGQDDPECFYGFEGCSMVPTIYPLETLHNALSLRQVSEFLSSVCQRHTDAQAQVSTALFESMHSNPASNSAFSPPRTLHSPTMQLRQRSEKPPWYSSGPSSTVSSAGPSSPTAVDCDCHFGFSDQPSLCSHMTEEHQGFGLYQELRGNGAQKLPIEGEQEPFESNKSLQEPPVEASRPCQEVAEKIGQPCQQVPDISQPCQDIPEEVNQPCQEVPGDSHPCKETHDDINQTCQEVPQISQPCQKGIQLCQKVSEEAFQLCQKNLEEVSQPCQGVPVEVGMLVHRFPEGVDGLVQEVLVEVDKPAQEMPEEISHPCQEFSLVVGRLAQEAYATNLVSQDIPESDTPFQEFPEEGDLQIQEDFEEINQKSWVVPEVTDQLPGEDVPQAQYPSSDPNPQSQSLAHDQNLPLPPATCD